One genomic window of Mercenaria mercenaria strain notata chromosome 2, MADL_Memer_1, whole genome shotgun sequence includes the following:
- the LOC123562195 gene encoding uncharacterized protein LOC123562195 → MYVEQNVRIYKQQKAEQAKYNSKCAVYNITTTTSKTTSTTTTSTTTTTSTTTKTPTTTTTFTTTTTSTTPTTSAMPTTTTTPTTTTIPTTTTSPITTTTPTTTTTSTTTTTPTTHTTSTMPTTTTTPTTTTAPKTTTTSTTTSTPTTPTTSTMPTTTTTPTTTTTPTTTTTTPTTTKTPTTTTMPTTTTTPTTTTWPTATTTTPTTTKTPTTTTSPTITTSHSTATSPTTTTSPTTTTTTTTTTMPTTTTTPTNTTTPTSTTKPTSTPTSKTTTVPQSQYGNACTTNADCLMSAGMCRSGTCSCQVGYRHNPSSGSCVTGCITYGSEYIEYLDMILWVQKSVEEYSSVDLSQCKEYCSSFNTCRGFNYDTWNNSYL, encoded by the exons ATATCACTACAACGACTTCTAAGACCACGTCAACCACTACAACGTCTACGACAACCACAACATCTACAACCACGAAAACGCCCACAACCACAACAACGTTTACGACCACTACCACGTCCACAACGCCTACAACATCAGCAATGCCTACCACCACAACAACGCCTACAACCACAACAATTCCAACAACCACAACATCGCCTATAACTACAACAACGCCAACAACCACAACAACGTCTACGACTACTACCACGCCCACAACGCATACAACATCAACAATGCCTACCACCACAACAACGCCTACGACCACAACAGCGCCCAAAACTACAACAACGTCTACGACCACTTCCACGCCCACAACGCCTACAACATCAACAATGCCTACGACCACAACAACGCCTACAACCACAACAACGCCTACAACAACCACAACAACGCCTACAACCACAAAAACgcctacaacaacaacaatgccTACGACCACAACAACGCCTACAACCACAACATGGCCTACAGCAACCACAACAACGCCTACAACCACAAAAACGCCAACAACCACAACATCGCCTACAATCACAACATCGCATTCAACAGCAACATCGCCGACAACCACAACATCGCCTACAACCACAACAACGACTACAACCACAACAATGCCAACAACCACAACAACGCCCACAAATACAACAACGCCTACGAGTACTACAAAGCCTACCAGCACCCCAACGTCAAAGACAACTACAGTCCCACAGAGTCAGTATGGCAACGCGTGTACAACGAATGCTGATTGTTTAATGTCAGCCGGCATGTGTCGTTCAGGCACGTGTTCGTGTCAAGTCGGTTACAGACACAACCCTTCATCCGGCTCATGTGTTACAG GCTGTATTACCTACGGTTCGGAATATATCGAATATTTAGACATGATCCTTTGGGTACAGAAAAGTGTGGAAGAATACAGCAGTGTTGATCTATCTCAGTGCAAGGAATACTGTTCTAGTTTCAACACATGCCGTGGTTTCAACTACGATACATGGAACAATAG TTACCTATGA